A genomic window from Lotus japonicus ecotype B-129 chromosome 1, LjGifu_v1.2 includes:
- the LOC130727867 gene encoding uncharacterized protein LOC130727867 — MATSASTPGSPNGAPTNDTATTVVTPHDPPASAKSDFHPALAVTNIKNNIPFKLEIDKDHYAMWAELFETHAHATQVLHHIIPQAGIEPPARTDASYARWATLDSTVKQWIYSTISFDLLATVMEKGSTAMDTWNRIASLFEDNQNSCAVALDQDFISTRMEDFPNVSAYCQRLKHISDQLRNVGAPVSDHRLVLQLVSGLTEPFRGVATLIRQSEPLPPFLKVRSMLILEESGLARMSGPTSQTALHTSASRPPASVDSSQQRPTYRSDQGHSNHRYGSGQNRNYQGGSGKPRKKGGSRYPGSPGSSGSSAASPPPWRPPPQASWNPWGWAPPPGWAPSPWGMPPCPYPTSQWSRPMGVPQQPGVLGLRPQAYTATASPAPTDIAAAMHTMSLTPPDTTWYMDTGASSHTAASQDGDASPEM; from the exons ATGGCTACGTCCGCTTCAACCCCTGGCTCTCCGAACGGTGCCCCCACAAATGACACCGCTACTACTGTGGTCACTCCACATGACCCGCCGGCGTCTGCCAAGTCGGACTTTCATCCGGCCCTTGCTGtcaccaatatcaaaaacaacattccCTTCAAACTCGAGATAGACAAGGACCATTATGCTATGTGGGCTGAATTGTTTGAAACTCATGCTCACGCCACTCAAGTGCTCCACCACATCATTCCTCAAGCTGGCATAGAGCCTCCTGCGCGCACCGATGCTTCCTATGCccggtgggccactcttgactcTACTGTCAAACAATGGATTTATTCCACCATCTCCTTCGATCTTCTCGCCACTGTTATGGAGAAAGGTTCTACTGCTATGGATACTTGGAACCGTATAGCTTCTCTGTTTGAGGACAATCAGAACTCTTGTGCTGTCGCTCTCGACCAGGATTTCATCTCCACTCGCATGGAGGATTTTCCTAATGTTTCGGCCTATTGTCAACGTCTGAAACATATCTCTGATCAGTTGAGGAATGTTGGTGCCCCTGTTAGTGATCATCGTCTTGTTCTCCAGTTGGTCTCTGGTCTCACTGAGCCTTTCCGTGGTGTTGCCACCCTGATCCGTCAGAGTGAGCCTTTGCCTCCTTTCCTCAAGGTCCGCTCCATGTTGATTCTAGAGGAATCTGGTCTCGCCAGGATGTCAGGTCCGACCTCTCAGACTGCTTTGCACACCTCTGCTTCCCGTCCACCGGCCTCCGTTGACTCCTCTCAGCAGCGCCCCACCTACCGCAGCGATCAGGGCCACTCCAACCATCGTTATGGGTCAGGGCAAAATCGCAATTATCAGGGTGGTTCTGGTAAACCTAGGAAGAAAGGTGGCTCCCGTTATCCTGGATCACCTGGCTCCTCTGGTTCCTCTGCTGCATCTCCTCCACCCTGGCGCCCACCACCGCAGGCATCCTGGAATCCATGGGGTTGGGCTCCTCCCCCTGGTTGGGCTCCTTCCCCTTGGGGCATGCCTCCTTGTCCTTACCCCACATCTCAGTGGTCGCGTCCCATGGGTGTTCCGCAGCAACCCGGCGTTTTAGGTCTGCGTCCTCAGGCCTACACCGCTACTGCTTCTCCAGCACCCACTGATATCGCTgctgccatgcacaccatgTCCTTGACTCCTCCAGACACCACGTGGTACATGGACACTGGCGCCTCGTCCCATACTGCGGCATCTCAAG ACGGGGATGCCTCTCCTGAGATGTAA
- the LOC130712250 gene encoding F-box protein SKIP23-like, which yields MGISKDDRKVREKEQWPETGLNSPQCPCLILSPSTFFDLSTAKTHHLPLNLPRSRICGSSHGWLITLDETPYVRLLNPITRVTLTLPPLHSFPNVEFFNYANIGREYSIRNAHGAFDSLSLMQMRSSFLRKVVLSSSPLQSDDFAAFAMVRDHNLAFCKKGFDSWVFVCGDLYFWEDVVHHENGLFYAIVHTVALGRFSGDIHYVVFSGEDLLVASRELKQELPDAGDESNQVYRTVRFEVLKMDWKGLKWDKIESLGDKVLFVGGNSSLSFSASDFGGCCEADCIYFTDDYSESNRDDACGKHDLGIFRLQDQSIEPLPCYSRNSYSGLGWPLPIWLTPNPC from the exons ATGGGGATATCAAAG GATGATCGGAAAGTGAGGGAGAAAGAACAATGGCCGGAGACTGGGCTGAACTCCCCTCAGTGCCCATGCCTCATCCTCTCTCCCTCCACCTTCTTCGACCTCTCCACCGCCAAAACCCACCACCTCCCCCTCAACCTCCCACGCTCCCGAATCTGCGGTTCCTCTCACGGCTGGCTCATCACCCTCGACGAAACCCCATACGTTCGTCTTCTCAACCCCATCACGCGCGTGACACTCACTCTCCCTCCGCTTCACTCTTTCCCCAACGTCGAGTTCTTCAACTACGCTAACATCGGAAGAGAGTACTCTATCAGAAACGCTCATGGCGCTTTCGATTCTTTGAGCTTGATGCAGATGCGCAGCTCGTTCCTCAGGAAGGTTGTGTTGTCTTCTAGCCCCTTGCAGAGCGATGACTTCGCCGCGTTCGCCATGGTTCGTGACCACAATCTGGCGTTCTGCAAAAAGGGGTTTGATTCATGGGTTTTTGTTTGTGGTGATCTTTACTTCTGGGAAGATGTTGTTCATCACGAGAATGGGTTGTTCTATGCG ATTGTTCACACGGTGGCGCTGGGGAGATTCTCCGGTGACATTCACTACGTTGTGTTTTCCGGGGAGGATTTGTTGGTGGCCAGTAGGGAGCTGAAGCAGGAGCTTCCTGATGCGGGAGATGAATCAAACCAGGTTTACAGGACGGTTCGGTTCGAGGTTTTGAAGATGGATTGGAAGGGGTTGAAATGGGATAAGATTGAAAGTTTGGGAGATAAGGTGTTGTTTGTTGGGGGGAATTCTTCGCTTTCGTTTTCTGCTTCTGATTTTGGGGGATGTTGTGAAGCTGATTGCATCTATTTCACTGATGATTATTCTGAGTCTAATCGCGACGATGCGTGTGGGAAACATGACTTGGGCATATTTAGATTACAGGATCAGAGCATTGAGCCTTTGCCTTGTTATTCAAGAAATTCAtattctgggttgggttggccGCTTCCAATTTGGCTGACTCCAAATCCATGTTAA
- the LOC130727866 gene encoding uncharacterized protein LOC130727866 has protein sequence MFKTFLQGHACCIDGCSYYAAFTLASFFERYKNLDLARNFQFPTLRQNSLETKIEKSRKKLKEINNRAKKICGVNKQNMSTHIGVKEKINSSLRLCLHTHSTLFMIGALIQGTA, from the exons ATGTTCAAGACTTTCCTGCAGGGTCATGCTTGTTGTATTGATGGTTGTTCTTACTATGCAGCTTTTACTCTTGCAAGCTTCTTTGAACGCTACAAGAACTTGGACCTTGCTAGGAATTTTCAATTTCCAACCTTGAGACAG AATAGTCTTGAGACTAAGATAGAGAAGTCAAggaagaaactgaaggagaTAAATAATAGAGCTAAGAAGATTTGTGGAGTAAACAAG CAAAACATGAGTACTCACATTGgagtgaaagagaaaatcaataGTAGCCTTAGACTATGTTTACATACGCACAGTACTCTTTTTATGATTGGAGCACTAATCCAAGGTACTGCCTAA